A single Methanolobus sp. ZRKC5 DNA region contains:
- a CDS encoding IS5 family transposase: protein MDSFTDFTLNEEYKRLQSVGDKLAEIEYLVDWKPFRPILESMYINRTASGGRPEADVIVMFKMLVLQQWHGLSDAELEKQCIDRISFRKFLGFPEYVPDSTTVWSFRKRIIDNGKEKAVWDEMQNQLDALGLKIKKGMIQDATFIHSDPGHAKADVLRGKDAKTRRSKDGTWTKKNGKSHFGYKLHTIIDKDYELIRRFETTTASLHDSQVDLSEKGEVVYRDKGYFGAIAKGFAATMQRAVRGHPLGIMDILRNERISVKRVPCERVYAVTKEIFKTRKVLVTTVERVNAKMLMTAFCFNLHQLRTLKTKGVI from the coding sequence ATGGATTCTTTTACTGATTTTACCTTAAATGAAGAATATAAGCGTCTCCAATCTGTCGGAGATAAGCTTGCTGAAATTGAATATTTAGTAGATTGGAAGCCTTTTCGCCCTATTCTGGAGTCAATGTACATAAACAGAACAGCTTCAGGCGGACGGCCTGAAGCTGATGTTATTGTAATGTTCAAGATGCTTGTTCTGCAACAATGGCATGGTCTTTCTGATGCTGAGCTTGAAAAGCAGTGTATTGACAGGATATCCTTTAGGAAATTCCTGGGATTTCCTGAATATGTACCAGACAGTACAACTGTCTGGTCATTCAGGAAGAGAATTATCGACAATGGTAAAGAAAAAGCGGTGTGGGATGAAATGCAGAATCAGCTTGATGCTCTTGGTTTGAAGATTAAAAAAGGAATGATCCAGGATGCAACTTTTATTCACTCAGATCCAGGACATGCAAAAGCAGATGTACTCAGAGGAAAAGATGCGAAAACAAGAAGAAGCAAAGATGGAACCTGGACTAAGAAAAATGGTAAATCTCACTTTGGATACAAACTTCATACAATTATTGATAAGGATTATGAACTAATCAGAAGATTTGAGACAACAACTGCATCACTTCACGATTCACAGGTTGATCTGTCTGAAAAGGGTGAAGTGGTGTATAGAGATAAAGGATATTTTGGAGCAATAGCAAAAGGTTTTGCAGCAACAATGCAACGAGCTGTAAGAGGACATCCTTTAGGAATAATGGATATCCTCAGAAATGAAAGAATAAGTGTGAAAAGAGTCCCTTGCGAAAGAGTGTATGCAGTGACAAAAGAAATATTTAAAACCAGAAAGGTTCTTGTTACAACTGTAGAAAGAGTGAATGCAAAAATGTTGATGACAGCTTTTTGTTTTAATCTGCATCAATTGAGGACACTAAAAACCAAAGGAGTAATTTAG
- a CDS encoding IS66 family transposase, which translates to MCIDREEILAVYEAGPEAVVELVTRLLGIIEHQSLQIAQLEERVRHLEEMLEKNSRNSSKPPSTDSYARNKPTVKSQRKKTNKHVGGQNGHPGTTLRINDDPDEVIVHPVNQCVNCGRSLASVPSDYERRQVFDIPPITINCIEHRCEIKTCPKCSHVNKALFPDGVTQPTQYGHRVKSFAVYLHTYQLLPYQRVTKLFSDILGCKISPATLVNTERSCFEKLGAFENTVKHLLKESPVINLDETGMRINAVRNWLHVAGTDKLTYYFAHRKRGSEAMDAMGILPGYTGVATHDFWKPYNKYECQHSLCNAHLLRELTGASENSDQQWPKIMSDLLICIKHHVDNDLLDTELIQRFSEDYDHITCLGVNENPPDPESNVRSKKRGRKKQTTVKNLLDRFIGHKEDILRFMYDQNVPFDNNQAERDIRMTKVQQKISGTFRSEQGAKNFCRIRGYVSTVNKNSESVIDAISAIFYGNSFVPKLQN; encoded by the coding sequence ATTTGTATAGACCGCGAAGAAATACTTGCAGTTTATGAAGCTGGTCCAGAAGCAGTAGTAGAACTTGTAACTCGATTACTTGGGATAATTGAACATCAATCTCTCCAAATTGCACAACTTGAAGAGCGTGTCAGGCATTTGGAAGAAATGCTTGAAAAGAATAGTCGCAACAGTAGCAAACCACCTTCTACTGATTCTTATGCACGGAATAAACCAACCGTTAAAAGTCAAAGAAAAAAGACCAATAAGCATGTAGGTGGTCAAAACGGTCATCCTGGTACTACATTAAGAATAAATGATGATCCGGATGAAGTTATTGTTCATCCTGTTAATCAATGCGTCAATTGTGGGAGATCGTTAGCTTCTGTTCCCTCTGACTATGAAAGAAGACAGGTCTTTGACATTCCTCCTATAACTATCAATTGCATTGAACATCGTTGCGAGATTAAAACATGTCCCAAATGTTCTCATGTAAACAAAGCTCTTTTTCCAGATGGTGTAACTCAGCCGACTCAATACGGTCATCGAGTTAAGTCATTTGCAGTTTATTTGCACACTTACCAATTACTTCCTTATCAGCGTGTTACCAAGTTGTTCTCTGATATTTTGGGATGCAAGATAAGTCCTGCTACTTTGGTGAACACGGAACGTAGTTGTTTTGAGAAGCTTGGAGCTTTTGAAAATACAGTGAAACATCTCCTGAAAGAATCTCCTGTCATCAATCTGGATGAAACAGGAATGAGAATAAATGCAGTTCGTAATTGGCTTCATGTGGCAGGTACAGACAAACTGACCTATTATTTTGCACATCGCAAAAGGGGCTCAGAAGCAATGGATGCTATGGGCATATTACCAGGTTACACTGGTGTTGCAACACATGATTTTTGGAAACCGTACAACAAATATGAATGTCAACATTCATTATGTAATGCACATTTATTACGAGAGTTAACTGGAGCTTCCGAAAACAGTGATCAACAGTGGCCAAAGATAATGAGTGATCTCTTGATATGCATTAAACATCATGTTGATAATGATCTTTTAGATACTGAGCTAATTCAAAGGTTCAGTGAGGATTATGATCACATAACTTGTTTAGGAGTGAATGAAAATCCTCCTGATCCGGAATCAAATGTGCGGTCTAAAAAACGAGGACGTAAGAAGCAGACCACGGTAAAGAATTTGCTGGATAGGTTTATTGGCCATAAAGAGGATATCTTGCGATTTATGTACGACCAAAACGTTCCGTTTGATAACAATCAGGCTGAAAGAGATATCAGAATGACGAAAGTACAGCAGAAGATATCAGGTACTTTCCGCAGTGAACAGGGTGCAAAAAATTTCTGCCGTATAAGAGGATACGTGTCTACTGTTAATAAGAATTCTGAATCTGTTATCGATGCAATTAGTGCAATATTTTATGGCAATTCATTTGTTCCAAAGTTGCAGAATTGA